In one window of Musa acuminata AAA Group cultivar baxijiao chromosome BXJ3-2, Cavendish_Baxijiao_AAA, whole genome shotgun sequence DNA:
- the LOC104000227 gene encoding FT-interacting protein 3-like produces MKVAVEVVDAADLMPKDGQGSANPFVEVEFEGQRQRTQTKAKDLSPAWNETLLFNVADPALIPHRTIDVCVYHERSRSASLLGGGGGRHHPNFLGRVRVSGVSVALSAAEAQVQRFPLEKRGIFSHIRGDIALRAYALPDAFSSSAAAAAAAAAAPAPVEPAPFVGDPALVDAKKVKKKTKSPSAVAPDEPRVFYSIPASGATGGGVPPAPVMSVASVAHARPEPPPGAVVHVRPPAMARPGPEFGLVETAPPLASRLGYRGRDKISSTYDLVEQMRYLYVNVVKARDLPTMDVTGALDPYVEVKLGNYKGTTKHLEKNPNPVWRQVFAFSRDRIQSSQLEVVVKDKDLVKDDFVGRLVFDLVDVPLRVPPDSPLAPQWYRLEDKKGDKLTRGELMLAVWMGTQADEAFPDAWHSDAHSVGLDALANTRSKVYFSPKLVYLRVQAIEAQDLVPSDKSRPPNVVLKVQLGHQLRRTRPVAGSVNPSWAEELMFVASEPFDEPLVFTVEDRVAANKDEPLARLLLPVSAAYRRTDHNKAVESRWYNLAKPTAPKEEAVDGEKKEKFSSKIHLRLYLEMGYHVLDESTHYSSDLQPASKQLRKPSIGILELGILSARNLIPMKAKDGRTTDAYCVAKYGSKWVRTRTLLDTLTPQWNEQYTWEVFDPCTVITVAVFDNCHVTGHKDDVKDQRIGKVRIRLSTLEANRVYTHFYPLLVLQPSGLKKTGELHLAVRFTCTAWVSMVTLYGKPLLPKMHYVQPISVLHMDYLRHQAMVIVSTRLSRAEPPLRREVVEYMLDVDSHMWSLRRSKANFHRTTSLFSGVATIGKWFNGIRNWRNPMTTILVHVLFLILVCYPELILPTIFLYLFAIGIWNYQFRPRHPQHMDTKLSHAEAALPDELDEEFDTFPTSKAMDVVRMRYDRLRSVGGRMQTVVGDLATQGERVQAILSWRDPRATTIFVMLSLIVAVFLYVTPFQVVVVLIGLFLLRHPKLRSKAPSVPFNFYRRLPAKSDMLL; encoded by the coding sequence ATGAAGGTAGCGGTGGAGGTGGTGGACGCCGCAGACCTGATGCCTAAGGACGGGCAGGGTTCGGCGAACCCGTTCGTGGAGGTGGAGTTCGAGGGGCAGCGGCAGCGCACGCAGACGAAGGCCAAAGACCTCAGCCCGGCCTGGAACGAGACCCTGCTCTTCAACGTCGCTGACCCGGCCCTTATCCCCCACCGTACCATCGATGTCTGCGTCTACCACGAACGCAGCAGGTCCGCCTCCCTCCTTGGCGGCGGTGGCGGCCGCCACCACCCCAACTTTCTCGGTCGCGTTCGCGTCTCTGGCGTCTCCGTCGCCCTCTCCGCTGCCGAGGCGCAGGTCCAGCGTTTCCCCCTCGAGAAGCGCGGCATCTTCTCCCACATCCGCGGCGACATCGCCCTCCGTGCCTACGCGCTCCCTGACGCGTTTTCTtcctccgccgccgctgccgctgccgctgccgccgctcccgCGCCCGTCGAACCTGCTCCTTTCGTCGGCGATCCTGCCCTCGTTGATGCGAAGAAGGTGAAGAAGAAGACCAAGTCGCCCTCGGCGGTGGCGCCGGATGAGCCGCGGGTCTTCTATTCTATTCCCGCCTCCGGCGCCACAGGTGGCGGTGTGCCTCCTGCGCCGGTGATGTCGGTAGCCAGCGTCGCGCACGCGCGGCCTGAGCCACCGCCTGGGGCGGTGGTCCACGTCCGGCCTCCGGCAATGGCCCGTCCGGGCCCCGAGTTCGGCCTCGTGGAGACGGCCCCGCCACTGGCCAGCCGCCTCGGGTACCGCGGCCGCGACAAGATCAGCTCTACCTACGACCTGGTGGAGCAGATGCGCTACCTCTATGTGAACGTGGTCAAGGCCCGCGACCTCCCCACCATGGACGTCACCGGCGCCCTGGACCCCTACGTGGAGGTGAAGCTGGGCAACTACAAGGGCACCACCAAGCACCTGGAGAAGAACCCCAACCCGGTGTGGCGCCAGGTGTTCGCCTTCTCCAGGGACCGCATCCAGTCGAGCCAGCTCGAGGTGGTGGTCAAGGACAAGGACCTCGTTAAGGACGACTTCGTCGGCCGTCTCGTCTTCGACCTCGTCGATGTGCCCCTCCGTGTGCCCCCCGACAGCCCCCTCGCGCCGCAGTGGTACCGGTTGGAGGACAAGAAGGGGGACAAGCTCACCAGGGGAGAGCTCATGCTTGCGGTCTGGATGGGCACGCAGGCTGACGAGGCCTTCCCGGACGCCTGGCACTCCGACGCCCACTCCGTCGGCCTCGACGCCCTCGCCAACACCCGCTCCAAGGTCTACTTCTCGCCCAAGCTCGTGTACCTCCGCGTGCAGGCTATCGAGGCCCAGGACCTCGTCCCCAGCGACAAGAGCCGCCCGCCAAACGTGGTCCTCAAGGTGCAGCTGGGCCACCAGCTCCGCCGCACTCGCCCCGTCGCCGGCTCGGTCAACCCGTCGTGGGCCGAGGAGCTCATGTTCGTCGCGTCGGAGCCCTTCGACGAGCCGCTCGTGTTCACCGTCGAGGACCGGGTGGCGGCCAACAAGGACGAGCCTCTCGCCCGGTTGCTCTTACCGGTGTCCGCGGCCTACCGGCGGACCGACCACAACAAAGCCGTCGAATCTCGGTGGTACAATCTAGCTAAGCCGACAGCCCCCAAGGAAGAGGCCGTCGACGGCGAGAAGAAGGAGAAGTTCTCCAGCAAAATCCACCTCCGCCTCTACCTCGAAATGGGCTACCATGTGCTCGACGAATCCACCCATTACAGCAGCGACCTCCAGCCGGCGTCGAAGCAGCTCAGAAAGCCAAGCATCGGCATATTGGAGCTTGGCATCCTCAGCGCTCGCAACCTGATTCCGATGAAGGCCAAGGATGGCCGGACCACCGACGCCTACTGCGTAGCGAAGTACGGGTCGAAGTGGGTCCGGACGCGGACGCTCCTCGACACCCTGACGCCACAATGGAACGAACAGTACACTTGGGAGGTGTTCGACCCCTGCACGGTGATCACGGTGGCGGTGTTCGACAACTGCCATGTAACCGGCCACAAGGACGACGTCAAGGACCAGAGGATCGGCAAGGTCAGAATCCGGCTGTCGACCCTGGAGGCGAATCGCGTGTACACCCATTTCTACCCTCTGCTGGTCCTGCAACCCTCGGGCCTCAAGAAGACCGGCGAGCTGCATCTAGCGGTGCGGTTCACCTGCACGGCGTGGGTGAGCATGGTGACGCTATACGGCAAGCCGCTGCTCCCCAAGATGCATTACGTTCAGCCCATCTCGGTGCTTCATATGGACTATCTCCGGCACCAGGCCATGGTCATCGTCTCCACCCGGCTCTCTCGCGCCGAGCCGCCCCTTCGGAGGGAGGTGGTGGAGTACATGCTCGACGTGGACTCGCACATGTGGAGCCTCAGGAGGAGCAAGGCCAACTTCCACCGCACCACCTCGCTGTTCTCCGGCGTCGCCACCATCGGTAAATGGTTCAACGGAATCCGAAACTGGAGGAACCCAATGACGACCATACTCGTACACGTGCTGTTCCTGATACTTGTCTGCTACCCGGAGCTGATCCTGCCCACCATCTTCCTCTACCTGTTCGCGATCGGGATCTGGAACTACCAGTTCCGGCCGCGTCACCCGCAGCACATGGACACGAAGCTGTCCCACGCCGAAGCGGCGCTGCCGGACGAGCTCGACGAGGAATTCGACACCTTCCCGACCTCGAAGGCGATGGACGTGGTCAGGATGAGGTACGACCGGCTGAGGAGCGTCGGCGGGAGGATGCAGACGGTGGTGGGCGACCTAGCGACGCAGGGGGAGAGGGTCCAGGCCATACTGAGCTGGAGAGACCCGCGGGCGACCACCATCTTCGTTATGCTGTCGCTGATCGTGGCCGTGTTCCTCTACGTGACGCCGTTCCAGGTGGTGGTGGTGCTGATCGGCCTGTTCTTGCTCCGGCACCCCAAGCTCAGAAGCAAGGCGCCATCTGTGCCTTTCAATTTCTACAGGAGACTGCCTGCCAAGTCCGACATGCTTCTCTGA